From a single Paenibacillus sp. FSL W8-0426 genomic region:
- a CDS encoding PspC domain-containing protein, whose protein sequence is MSKLYRSTRDRMLTGLIGGISESIGMDSTLLRIIFVISIFVTGGTSLLIYFIAALVVPKEPYPPYDPYGPGPGPGRGFQGHDQHPPRGPFNQGPFNQGPFNQGSGGFGPGPGYNNRPNQGTRYDGNYAGNQQESELDSMMKDIEKKALQKEVEELRQKLSRYEKGEK, encoded by the coding sequence ATGAGCAAACTATATCGCTCAACGCGTGACCGGATGCTTACCGGATTAATCGGCGGCATCTCCGAATCGATCGGCATGGATTCTACGCTGCTGCGTATCATCTTTGTCATCAGCATCTTCGTTACGGGCGGCACGTCGTTACTGATCTACTTCATCGCCGCACTGGTTGTGCCGAAGGAACCTTACCCTCCATATGATCCATATGGCCCCGGGCCAGGTCCCGGCCGAGGTTTCCAGGGTCACGATCAACATCCGCCAAGAGGGCCGTTCAACCAAGGTCCATTCAACCAAGGCCCGTTCAACCAGGGTTCCGGCGGTTTCGGACCGGGTCCAGGGTATAACAACAGACCTAATCAGGGAACGCGTTATGACGGCAATTACGCAGGAAACCAGCAGGAAAGCGAACTGGATTCCATGATGAAGGATATCGAGAAAAAAGCATTGCAAAAAGAAGTCGAAGAGCTTCGCCAAAAATTATCTCGTTACGAGAAAGGAGAAAAATAA
- a CDS encoding PspC domain-containing protein — translation MNRLFRSTRNRRLTGLIGGISENLGVSSALLRIIFFISIFATGGTSLLIYFIASLLVPKETYPGESYGYGPDFGRGYK, via the coding sequence ATGAACAGATTATTTCGGTCGACGCGTAATCGTAGGCTGACAGGCCTAATCGGCGGCATTTCCGAAAACCTCGGCGTGAGTTCCGCGCTGCTGCGCATCATCTTTTTCATCAGTATTTTTGCCACGGGCGGCACGTCGCTGCTGATCTATTTCATCGCTTCACTGTTGGTACCGAAGGAAACTTACCCCGGTGAGTCGTACGGATACGGCCCTGATTTCGGAAGAGGATACAAATGA
- a CDS encoding PspA/IM30 family protein, translated as MSVFRRMRDITVATLNEHLEQSQDPVKLIDQFLVSTRQDIGEAEKLRHQYASHTRQMKQQADQAAAMVHKREEQASMALKAGEEHLAKLALQEKIIYEEKMEQYNELYQQSNSALQELDEQINQLKVEYQTVYSKRQYYYARMQTIQLQQRMNQRSQYNGQNVPRMFNRLDDQVSDLEYETQSLRDLRRMGQGDTSSGISSSQLDKELERLRQKLNTDRKE; from the coding sequence ATGAGTGTATTTCGTCGAATGCGGGACATTACCGTAGCAACATTGAATGAGCATTTGGAGCAAAGTCAGGATCCAGTGAAATTGATCGACCAGTTTCTGGTCTCGACCCGCCAGGATATTGGCGAAGCCGAGAAGCTCCGTCACCAGTATGCTTCACACACAAGACAAATGAAACAACAGGCCGATCAGGCCGCCGCCATGGTACACAAACGGGAGGAGCAAGCTTCGATGGCTTTGAAAGCCGGGGAAGAGCACCTTGCCAAGCTAGCCTTGCAGGAAAAAATCATCTACGAAGAAAAGATGGAGCAGTACAACGAACTGTACCAACAAAGCAACTCCGCTTTGCAGGAACTGGATGAGCAAATCAACCAACTGAAGGTTGAATATCAAACCGTATACAGCAAGCGCCAATATTATTACGCCCGGATGCAGACGATTCAACTGCAGCAGCGGATGAATCAGCGCAGCCAGTATAACGGCCAAAATGTTCCTCGCATGTTCAATCGTTTGGATGATCAAGTATCGGATCTTGAATATGAAACCCAGAGTCTTCGGGATTTGCGAAGAATGGGGCAGGGAGACACCTCAAGCGGAATCTCATCCTCCCAGCTCGATAAAGAGCTGGAGCGCCTGAGACAGAAGCTGAATACCGACAGAAAGGAGTAA
- a CDS encoding helix-turn-helix domain-containing protein, giving the protein MGAHSYLHRMIIFGMLLSTLPMLLTGIAAFFYTTNQSELHQLQTNKQLLNQMQSNVEHKLGTISYMLDQATRWPATLEQLSAPRLDAKTPSADRLQTEFQNMRSWEPSMDIALINQTQDWLIDHAGMYLSTEFPLALPMKEMLSKTLTSGWQLIPSSVFNNPEHISDNGCIYHIALARPVPHLSAPTHSAVIAGIPACSLQSPADMEQTSAAGLIIVNREQRILAHPNPAYIGKPLAGMDMREEESGSNMSERLPSASSHAAGEAKVRLGDSRYSLSYTQSSLRGWTYMLLTPMNVLTQEYTRIAEHTLHVSLIMLLVSLGLTWLGSKRMHVPIRKLLAHVGLHYHPSVRQAMAKKRANAFPTEFEQIQARFTQMVDSSSRLENRLNQYVLQTRVFFVMDMLLGKCSPSALQSGLIEHGYGHYLDQWQHVAVIVIQADLVHQSKYTVSDLDLLLFAVQNMMEETLDEHHQLYPVVLEQTVVTILGDAESDPVKFAAHLHAITGQLQQQVEQVLQLTVSIGFSQPWTSLLQIHRAYSEALKALHQRLRLGTGIIIQYEQPIHSSSPASISYPSSLEYALVQAIQAGDEGEAEVLLSQMLEHVLDPECHSEDYHLALARLLTRILQMLHESGIRLDPTTSGYDSLYKELFNLRYASEVEHWFSQRMIKPIILLFKERQVTQYRHISDKMIAIIHQEYDRDLTLEECAARLHYNANYLSSVFRKETGSSFSEYLAKHRFTIAKRWLEETDLTVKDISNRLQYNNPQNFIRSFRKWEGITPGQYRLRQQNLHAERQV; this is encoded by the coding sequence ATGGGAGCACACAGTTATCTTCATCGGATGATCATTTTTGGCATGCTGTTAAGCACTCTCCCCATGCTGTTAACCGGAATTGCCGCTTTTTTCTATACAACGAACCAGAGCGAGCTGCATCAGCTTCAGACGAACAAACAGCTGCTGAATCAGATGCAGTCCAACGTAGAACATAAACTCGGTACTATAAGCTACATGCTGGATCAAGCAACACGTTGGCCAGCCACGCTGGAGCAGCTGTCAGCCCCACGCCTCGACGCGAAGACACCCAGCGCCGACCGGCTGCAGACCGAATTTCAAAATATGCGTTCCTGGGAGCCTTCCATGGATATCGCGCTCATTAACCAAACGCAGGACTGGCTGATCGATCATGCCGGAATGTATTTAAGCACAGAATTTCCGCTGGCTCTTCCCATGAAAGAAATGCTCTCGAAAACGTTAACGTCCGGTTGGCAGCTCATACCCTCGAGCGTGTTCAACAACCCGGAACACATCTCGGATAACGGTTGCATCTATCATATTGCCCTTGCCAGGCCAGTTCCGCACCTGAGTGCGCCGACCCATTCCGCTGTCATTGCAGGAATTCCTGCCTGCTCGTTGCAAAGCCCGGCCGATATGGAGCAAACCTCGGCTGCAGGCTTAATTATCGTCAACCGGGAACAACGCATTTTGGCCCATCCCAACCCCGCTTATATCGGCAAGCCGCTTGCGGGAATGGATATGCGGGAAGAAGAGTCTGGAAGCAACATGTCTGAACGGCTGCCTTCGGCATCATCCCATGCAGCGGGAGAAGCCAAAGTACGTCTGGGCGACTCGCGGTACTCTTTGTCCTACACCCAATCCTCATTAAGAGGCTGGACCTACATGCTTTTGACGCCAATGAACGTGCTGACCCAGGAATACACGCGCATCGCCGAGCATACCCTGCATGTCAGCCTGATCATGTTGTTGGTCTCTTTAGGGTTAACCTGGCTAGGCTCCAAACGAATGCATGTCCCGATTCGCAAACTGTTGGCCCATGTCGGCCTTCATTACCATCCATCCGTGCGTCAAGCGATGGCTAAGAAGCGTGCAAATGCTTTCCCCACTGAGTTCGAACAGATTCAGGCACGCTTTACGCAGATGGTGGATTCCAGCTCACGGCTTGAAAACCGCCTGAATCAGTACGTGCTTCAAACGCGTGTTTTTTTTGTCATGGACATGCTTCTTGGCAAATGCTCCCCTTCGGCTCTTCAAAGCGGCTTGATTGAGCATGGGTACGGTCACTATCTGGACCAGTGGCAACATGTTGCCGTTATTGTCATTCAGGCAGATCTTGTGCATCAATCCAAGTATACGGTGAGCGATCTCGATTTATTGTTGTTCGCCGTGCAAAATATGATGGAGGAAACGTTAGACGAACATCACCAGCTATACCCTGTAGTATTGGAACAAACTGTAGTCACCATATTGGGGGACGCTGAATCGGATCCGGTGAAATTTGCCGCACATCTGCATGCCATTACAGGACAATTGCAGCAGCAGGTCGAACAAGTGCTTCAACTCACAGTGAGCATCGGGTTCAGCCAACCTTGGACATCTCTCCTGCAAATACATCGTGCCTATTCCGAGGCCTTAAAAGCACTGCACCAGCGTTTGCGGCTGGGCACAGGCATTATCATTCAATATGAGCAGCCGATTCATAGCAGCAGCCCCGCATCTATCAGTTATCCTTCATCCTTGGAGTACGCTCTCGTTCAAGCGATTCAGGCCGGCGACGAAGGTGAAGCGGAAGTGCTGCTGTCCCAGATGCTCGAGCATGTTTTGGATCCGGAATGCCATTCTGAAGATTATCATCTTGCTCTGGCCCGACTGCTCACCCGTATTCTGCAGATGCTGCATGAGAGCGGGATTCGGCTTGATCCGACAACTTCCGGCTATGATTCATTGTACAAGGAACTATTTAACCTTCGATACGCCTCAGAAGTGGAGCATTGGTTCAGTCAGCGGATGATCAAACCCATCATTTTGCTTTTCAAGGAGAGACAAGTTACACAGTACCGTCATATTTCGGACAAAATGATTGCGATCATCCATCAGGAATATGATAGAGATCTCACGCTAGAGGAGTGTGCTGCCAGGCTTCACTATAATGCCAACTACTTAAGCAGTGTGTTCCGCAAGGAAACGGGATCGTCATTCAGCGAATATTTGGCCAAACATCGGTTCACCATCGCCAAAAGATGGTTGGAAGAAACGGATCTGACCGTAAAGGACATCTCTAACCGGCTTCAGTATAACAATCCGCAAAACTTCATCCGTTCCTTCCGCAAATGGGAGGGAATAACCCCGGGCCAATACCGGCTTCGGCAGCAGAACCTGCATGCCGAAAGACAGGTTTAA
- a CDS encoding methyltransferase domain-containing protein, with product MPPRKGSYPFDTEEAFERWAREYHHQSFTEEGKQRSGRIMGWIENQGVEYKGLTILDVGAASGAFSIPFAEKGATVTAVEPSHFLTALMKETIPAELRSRIDIVSERFEELSIQDKGWEKKFDLVFASMCPAMSDWETVEQAILCARQYVYISTMAAPREHTLMDELKEVLGVKSTFRAGDMAYIQQLLYLKGYSYTSIITKETTTLEMPLEDVVHKLPEWLKTYKLPTDEQTLRLAEEHIRKTFPDGVVTFTRGGRFGKILIQLDQPQMKTVRK from the coding sequence ATGCCTCCCAGGAAAGGGAGCTATCCGTTCGATACGGAGGAAGCCTTTGAACGGTGGGCCAGAGAATACCACCATCAGTCGTTCACGGAAGAAGGCAAACAACGTTCTGGTCGCATTATGGGCTGGATTGAGAATCAGGGCGTCGAATATAAGGGGTTAACGATACTGGATGTCGGCGCCGCCTCAGGTGCGTTCAGCATACCATTCGCGGAAAAAGGAGCAACGGTTACTGCTGTTGAACCTTCGCATTTTCTGACCGCTTTGATGAAAGAAACCATTCCTGCCGAATTAAGATCCAGGATCGACATTGTGTCGGAACGTTTTGAGGAATTGTCCATTCAGGACAAAGGCTGGGAAAAGAAGTTCGATTTGGTGTTTGCCTCCATGTGTCCAGCCATGTCCGACTGGGAGACGGTGGAACAAGCCATCCTCTGCGCCAGGCAATATGTGTATATCAGCACGATGGCGGCTCCACGCGAGCACACCCTAATGGATGAGTTGAAAGAGGTGTTGGGGGTAAAATCGACATTCAGAGCAGGAGATATGGCATACATCCAACAGCTTCTATATTTGAAGGGATATTCTTATACGAGCATTATCACCAAAGAAACGACTACGTTGGAGATGCCGTTGGAGGATGTCGTGCATAAGCTGCCGGAATGGCTCAAAACGTACAAGCTGCCAACGGATGAACAGACTCTGCGACTTGCTGAAGAGCACATTAGAAAGACATTTCCGGATGGCGTCGTCACGTTTACGCGGGGAGGACGATTCGGAAAAATATTGATTCAACTCGATCAACCTCAGATGAAAACTGTACGGAAATAA
- a CDS encoding nucleotidyltransferase-like protein yields the protein MELKNMDLLSGQSEGTAAVGAIAYSRSGERFHGSLIQDFELVVLVVCDTEEIASRIGHYKSGDLRYQIVYAGLHELKSSIITGENNNLLKCLTDGDIIWESDGTLSALREELLAFGPKLQEQKLLHEFACFLRMYVEAKRYIQEGHVVDAYYNVLEALGNWARIVLIEQGLYPDHAVWTQVRNLDRALWKLYEEMTVSSETLEQRVELALLACEFSVMSKMMDCSALLLRVLRSRREPWCMDELLHHPELKFVGEDLPLILRKLVFRSMVKESAGWPSIVEGNGREIRYWVET from the coding sequence GTGGAATTAAAGAACATGGATTTATTGTCCGGTCAATCGGAAGGGACGGCAGCAGTGGGGGCCATCGCCTATTCACGCTCGGGAGAGCGATTCCACGGCTCCCTGATTCAGGATTTCGAATTGGTAGTATTGGTTGTGTGCGATACGGAAGAGATTGCTTCCAGAATCGGCCATTACAAATCGGGGGATCTTCGTTACCAAATCGTATATGCAGGGCTGCATGAACTTAAAAGCAGTATCATTACGGGAGAGAACAACAATCTGCTGAAATGTTTGACTGATGGAGACATCATTTGGGAATCGGACGGTACATTGAGTGCATTAAGGGAGGAATTATTGGCTTTCGGTCCGAAACTACAGGAGCAGAAGCTGCTTCATGAGTTCGCCTGTTTTTTACGGATGTATGTTGAAGCCAAACGGTACATTCAGGAAGGTCATGTGGTTGATGCGTATTATAACGTCCTTGAAGCTCTTGGCAACTGGGCCAGAATCGTGCTGATTGAACAAGGGTTGTATCCTGACCATGCGGTATGGACGCAAGTCCGCAATCTGGATCGGGCTCTTTGGAAACTGTATGAGGAAATGACGGTCAGCTCTGAAACGCTGGAGCAACGTGTGGAGTTGGCTTTGCTGGCGTGCGAATTTTCCGTCATGTCCAAAATGATGGATTGTTCGGCTTTGCTTTTGCGGGTACTGCGAAGCCGCAGGGAACCCTGGTGCATGGATGAGCTGCTGCATCACCCGGAACTTAAATTTGTAGGTGAGGATCTTCCGTTAATTTTGCGCAAGCTCGTGTTCCGGTCCATGGTCAAAGAGTCGGCCGGATGGCCTTCGATCGTTGAAGGCAATGGTCGCGAGATTCGTTATTGGGTCGAAACTTGA
- a CDS encoding DUF2614 family zinc ribbon-containing protein produces the protein MVFKTAKINAFRTWGLLLTMLGMGLMVLGTAGIVFWGHAGKIVAAVGLVIGLVAMVASVAIYFWAGMLSTSAVQLECPECGKLTKMLGKTDRCMFCHTILTLDPAKANTHPVLKAPSTMSSGSHSHTEPHT, from the coding sequence ATGGTTTTTAAAACGGCTAAAATTAATGCTTTTCGCACTTGGGGGCTGCTGCTTACCATGTTAGGCATGGGACTAATGGTACTGGGAACCGCCGGCATCGTATTCTGGGGACATGCAGGCAAAATCGTGGCAGCCGTGGGTCTCGTCATCGGGCTTGTTGCGATGGTTGCGAGCGTGGCCATCTACTTTTGGGCAGGAATGCTCTCCACAAGCGCCGTTCAATTGGAATGTCCCGAATGCGGCAAACTTACCAAAATGCTTGGCAAGACGGATCGGTGCATGTTTTGCCACACCATCCTCACACTCGATCCGGCGAAGGCCAATACTCACCCAGTACTGAAAGCGCCTTCCACAATGAGCTCAGGCAGCCATTCCCACACGGAGCCACACACCTGA
- a CDS encoding glycosyl hydrolase family 18 protein, whose amino-acid sequence MSRRNSYTRRKRRGSALPVLLGICLVAGGAYWLITNLWLNQLHEDPDWVGMKQPIFVEGQLMDEEASGAGDQLKLPLTVLQEAVDPGIRYEADTGDIIIASPERVLHMKEGSTQAELNHKNYPLTVAPEAEGNEVYIPLKPLKEVYGIAVQEDSSTGAVLLMRGGETIQYAKIDAKSSKADQTVPMYKRDEERSPIIADLQNGVRVRVWRTGTEQSFVQTDNGYAGYVDNDHVSLTEKKTVDEPKSTPTAAEKKWKTKPVNLVWEAVYNRQPDVGSIGRMQGVNVVSPTWFHITDGEGSVSSKADKTYVNWAHRSGMEVWGLMDNSFDPEITKKALATYETRTHIIKQMLEYAQTYHLDGINIDFENVQTVDGPNVTQFVREIKAMARIYGLMLSVDVTPKSNSEMWSAFLDRRALGAYADYIVVMAYDEHWAASPEAGSVASLPWTEASMRRILEEDEVPSKKLIMAVPLYTRIWTEEKDENGEVKVSSKAVGMDTVQELIKEKKLKPKLDKESGQNYVEYQEEDATKKIWIEDQVSLQARVDLIAELKLGGVAAWNRSFANASAWETLQKAGYTK is encoded by the coding sequence TTGAGTAGAAGAAACAGCTATACACGTCGAAAAAGGCGGGGCTCAGCCTTGCCTGTTTTGTTGGGGATTTGTTTGGTCGCTGGAGGCGCATATTGGTTGATTACAAATCTATGGTTAAATCAGCTTCACGAAGATCCGGATTGGGTCGGCATGAAGCAGCCTATATTTGTCGAAGGGCAGCTGATGGATGAAGAGGCTTCGGGTGCGGGAGATCAGCTCAAGCTGCCGCTCACGGTTCTGCAGGAAGCTGTGGATCCGGGCATTCGTTACGAAGCGGACACGGGAGATATCATCATTGCATCGCCAGAACGCGTTCTGCATATGAAGGAAGGCAGCACTCAGGCGGAGCTGAACCACAAAAACTACCCCCTGACGGTTGCTCCGGAGGCGGAAGGTAATGAAGTGTATATTCCGCTAAAACCATTGAAGGAAGTGTACGGCATTGCTGTGCAGGAGGATTCCTCCACTGGTGCGGTACTGCTGATGCGTGGAGGAGAAACGATCCAATATGCCAAGATCGATGCAAAGTCGTCCAAGGCAGACCAAACGGTTCCGATGTACAAACGCGATGAAGAGCGATCCCCGATCATTGCGGATCTGCAGAACGGCGTTCGCGTGCGCGTATGGCGCACCGGAACAGAACAGAGCTTTGTACAAACGGATAATGGATATGCCGGATATGTCGATAATGATCATGTTTCGCTAACGGAGAAAAAGACGGTGGATGAGCCGAAGTCAACTCCGACGGCGGCGGAGAAAAAGTGGAAGACCAAACCCGTCAATTTGGTGTGGGAAGCAGTGTACAATCGCCAACCTGACGTTGGCTCGATCGGCAGGATGCAGGGGGTTAATGTGGTCAGTCCGACATGGTTCCATATTACGGATGGCGAAGGCAGCGTAAGCAGCAAAGCGGACAAGACCTATGTCAACTGGGCTCACCGGTCAGGGATGGAAGTATGGGGATTGATGGACAACAGCTTTGACCCCGAGATCACGAAAAAGGCTCTGGCCACGTACGAGACACGCACTCATATCATTAAGCAAATGTTGGAATACGCGCAAACGTATCACCTTGATGGAATCAACATCGATTTTGAAAACGTGCAGACGGTGGACGGACCTAACGTGACCCAGTTCGTAAGGGAAATCAAAGCGATGGCTCGAATTTATGGGTTGATGCTGTCCGTCGACGTAACGCCAAAATCCAATAGCGAAATGTGGTCTGCCTTCCTGGATCGCCGTGCGCTTGGCGCATACGCGGATTACATTGTCGTTATGGCCTATGACGAGCATTGGGCTGCAAGTCCGGAGGCAGGTTCAGTTGCTTCGCTTCCGTGGACGGAAGCCTCGATGCGACGCATTCTTGAAGAAGACGAAGTTCCTTCGAAAAAACTGATTATGGCAGTTCCTTTATATACGCGCATTTGGACCGAGGAGAAGGACGAGAACGGAGAGGTTAAAGTTTCGTCCAAGGCTGTTGGCATGGATACCGTGCAGGAACTGATCAAGGAAAAGAAGCTTAAACCTAAGCTCGACAAAGAGAGCGGGCAGAACTATGTGGAGTATCAAGAAGAGGATGCAACCAAGAAAATATGGATCGAGGATCAAGTTTCCCTTCAGGCCCGGGTGGATTTGATTGCCGAACTGAAGCTTGGCGGCGTGGCTGCATGGAACCGAAGTTTTGCAAATGCATCGGCTTGGGAGACCCTTCAAAAGGCGGGTTATACGAAATAA
- the perR gene encoding peroxide-responsive transcriptional repressor PerR, with product MGTRVQHALEHLKTTGVRITPQRHAILNYLMESMGHPTADEIYRALEPQFPSMSVATVYNNLKMFLEAGMVRELTYGDNSSRFDANVTDHYHVICDKCGKIEDFSHPYLDSVERQAEASTGFEVHGHRLEVYGVCKSCRAQ from the coding sequence ATGGGAACACGAGTCCAACATGCGTTGGAGCATCTGAAAACGACCGGTGTCCGTATTACACCCCAGCGTCATGCCATATTGAATTATTTGATGGAATCGATGGGGCATCCGACAGCCGATGAAATTTACCGTGCGCTTGAACCCCAATTTCCCAGTATGAGCGTGGCGACTGTATATAATAATTTGAAGATGTTTTTGGAAGCGGGCATGGTCCGAGAGTTGACATACGGCGACAATTCAAGTCGCTTTGATGCCAACGTGACGGATCATTACCATGTCATCTGCGATAAATGCGGCAAGATAGAAGATTTCAGCCATCCATATCTGGACAGTGTCGAGCGTCAGGCTGAAGCCAGCACGGGATTTGAAGTCCACGGGCATCGGCTGGAAGTATATGGGGTTTGTAAGAGTTGCAGGGCACAATAG
- a CDS encoding DUF4097 family beta strand repeat-containing protein has protein sequence MNRKIRVGRYTAAALLIVVGVLLIMDKQSGTDYLYGMVDWWPLLLVALGLEYILLFLLMRGRSRSVSGAENAVKAKMRFRPDAKGILSSLLLAAVVFIVTEQDHYMHLWNRVSLNLGAASMDYSAAAGYMQDKGTIRVPVGMETSDVVVQGVNGDISLQRGDTDSIEIRTVVWVDQTTEVQAKAVADASFVTAEGTQVIHITATGKAYGENEKTQPRMNLTVTIPEDRRFNLDIRTSNGAILLNRAEAISTISAETGNGRIRINNAVGDISGKTLNGDVIVAGAIGNVDLDSNRGDMKARDITGDVDLTTQVGSISITNSTGSFIADTRNGNITMDGANLGVKAQSLNGSINIVSTKIGGDWDVYSAVGAINILLPHQGDYSLSGSSSYGELRTDLPFKVQNKTIEGQLGEGEYTVKIEGNSDLAINRNPSLPLPGEDEPDLGGEDTSDNEGHSNGENGQNSQGDSSEVL, from the coding sequence ATGAACCGCAAAATTCGGGTCGGCCGCTATACGGCCGCCGCTTTGCTCATTGTCGTGGGCGTACTGCTGATTATGGATAAACAATCGGGAACGGATTATCTCTACGGCATGGTAGACTGGTGGCCGCTGCTGCTGGTGGCCTTAGGCTTAGAATACATACTGCTGTTTTTGCTTATGCGGGGACGAAGCCGATCCGTGTCGGGCGCGGAGAATGCAGTGAAGGCCAAAATGCGGTTTCGGCCGGATGCGAAGGGTATTTTGTCGTCGCTGCTTTTGGCTGCAGTGGTGTTCATCGTTACTGAGCAGGACCATTACATGCATTTGTGGAACAGGGTCAGCCTGAACCTGGGAGCGGCTTCCATGGATTACAGCGCTGCAGCAGGGTATATGCAGGATAAAGGGACCATCCGGGTCCCGGTAGGCATGGAGACGTCCGATGTCGTCGTTCAAGGCGTGAACGGGGATATTTCGCTGCAGCGGGGCGATACCGATTCGATCGAAATTCGCACGGTAGTTTGGGTCGATCAAACGACGGAGGTACAGGCCAAGGCGGTGGCCGATGCTTCTTTCGTCACGGCGGAAGGTACACAGGTTATTCATATTACGGCAACGGGGAAAGCTTATGGAGAGAACGAAAAGACCCAGCCGCGAATGAACTTGACCGTTACGATTCCGGAAGATCGGAGATTCAATCTGGATATCCGGACATCCAACGGGGCGATATTGTTGAACCGTGCGGAAGCCATCAGCACCATTTCGGCCGAAACGGGGAATGGTCGAATTCGTATTAACAACGCAGTAGGCGATATTTCCGGAAAAACATTGAATGGGGACGTGATCGTGGCAGGAGCCATCGGCAATGTCGATCTGGACAGCAACCGGGGGGACATGAAGGCCCGCGACATTACGGGGGACGTGGACTTGACCACGCAAGTCGGGAGCATTAGCATCACGAATTCAACGGGCAGCTTTATCGCGGATACTCGGAACGGGAACATCACGATGGACGGGGCCAATCTGGGCGTCAAAGCGCAATCGCTGAACGGCAGCATCAATATCGTTTCGACGAAGATCGGCGGGGATTGGGACGTTTACAGCGCGGTGGGGGCCATCAATATTCTGCTGCCTCATCAAGGCGATTACAGCCTTAGCGGATCAAGCAGCTATGGAGAATTACGGACAGACCTGCCGTTCAAGGTGCAGAACAAGACGATTGAAGGGCAGCTTGGCGAAGGGGAATATACGGTCAAAATCGAGGGCAATAGCGACCTCGCCATTAATCGTAACCCTAGTCTTCCATTGCCGGGAGAAGATGAGCCTGATCTCGGAGGAGAGGATACCTCGGATAACGAAGGCCATTCGAACGGGGAAAACGGGCAAAATTCCCAAGGTGATTCGTCCGAAGTTCTGTAA
- a CDS encoding MgtC/SapB family protein: MGNPWIIDEWHILLRLLLAMLLGGLVGLERERSNHAAGLRTHILVCLGSALIMMLSIYGFKDFANEINVRIDPARLATAVITGVGFLGAGTILFTGKSITGLTTAASIWVVAAIGLAAGAGFFFASIISTVLVLLNLWVFNKLELRYIRGNKLHVITLHTLSEPGCLEQISSFLEQEKIKIRKITVNEQELAFSEVVSVERKIEIVLHVYMPHDLDTVQLVTKLRRWEHMTKVSME, from the coding sequence TTGGGCAATCCCTGGATTATTGACGAATGGCACATTTTGCTGAGACTGCTGCTTGCCATGCTGCTGGGCGGCCTCGTCGGATTGGAACGCGAGCGCTCCAATCATGCCGCCGGCCTGCGAACTCATATTTTAGTTTGCCTCGGATCGGCGCTGATTATGATGCTTTCCATTTATGGCTTTAAAGATTTTGCGAATGAAATAAACGTGCGCATCGATCCGGCGCGTTTGGCAACGGCCGTGATTACGGGCGTCGGTTTTCTGGGAGCGGGAACGATCCTGTTTACCGGAAAGTCCATTACCGGTCTGACCACGGCAGCTTCGATTTGGGTCGTGGCAGCCATCGGGCTGGCTGCGGGAGCGGGCTTCTTTTTTGCCTCCATCATTTCCACGGTTCTGGTGTTGTTGAACCTTTGGGTATTTAACAAGTTGGAGCTCAGGTATATTCGGGGAAACAAGCTGCATGTCATTACGCTCCATACTTTATCCGAGCCCGGATGCCTCGAGCAGATTTCCTCGTTCTTGGAACAGGAAAAAATCAAAATACGCAAGATCACGGTCAATGAGCAGGAGCTGGCCTTTTCCGAGGTGGTATCGGTGGAGCGCAAAATCGAAATTGTGCTGCATGTTTACATGCCGCATGATTTGGATACGGTGCAGCTGGTGACGAAACTGAGACGGTGGGAACATATGACCAAAGTTTCCATGGAATAA